The following proteins are encoded in a genomic region of Pectinophora gossypiella chromosome 6, ilPecGoss1.1, whole genome shotgun sequence:
- the LOC126367260 gene encoding uncharacterized protein LOC126367260, which yields MVMDNRTNEENKNEQNSSIFITNFQNGENVNYSLVLIKGIITRCNANNQDKLLCSVTSEGVQRKSQWNVHNGEFKILLDLKKGENVVELEYTEQQRRTLILDYTPRKTNLRVTPVYIICQGHDGCFQSPPDVNNTIESACARIAIGSKLIQSITAEKLYESGVGRKTFQLEHEVNPKKPECIVFRSSLNVNKARKMKQAELWSHFGRELMLSDLGSNERKFLGFISCTRFKGTDVDKPMTHDEIVSLTEAYAALGGGGLALFGTACLYTWPSAVEDILPKFLDSTPVNTRRFMDDSGYRGTLGGCFATTLGSVFHELGHTFDLGHTKDGIMGRGFDNIDRVFIVGEKRPAIIKDTMNNYNGKPVQHSTVSLQRNISVTMNVAEPMRVLGPRSKTTLGNFASMTKSDIARRSPNVTPITRPSSVYSNITNRLSDSKRNINRSNGNDSVYWTRNCAVLLSYHRWFNNEYGRERQAITRYLKFDKNKMLILSTAGIRIVEVRDDANGMVLDSYEFTDLLPEKRFLVPFTFSPKTKVLTIVVEDDLGNVLKQTFAY from the exons ATG GTAATGGACAACCGAACAAATGaggaaaacaaaaatgaacaGAACTCTTCAATTTTCATTACCAACTTCCAAAATGGAGAGAACGTAAATTATTCACTTGTTTTGATAAAGGGTATCATAACAAGATGTAATGCGAATAACCAAGACAAACTATTATGTAGCGTTACGAGCGAAGGTGTTCAACGAAAATCGCAGTGGAATGTTCATAATGGAGAATTTAAGATTTTACTTGACTTAAAGAAGGGTGAAAATGTAGTGGAACTGGAATACACCGAGCAACAACGGCGAACACTGATTTTAGATTACACGCCAAGAAAAACGAATCTTCGAGTGACTCCGGTCTACATAATATGTCAAGGTCATGATGGATGTTTTCAAAGCCCACCCGACGTTAACAATACTATAGAAAGCGCTTGTGCTCGGATAGCGATCGGCTCTAAACTCATCCAAAGCATCACTGCAGAAAAGTTATATGAAAGCGGCGTTGGACGAAAGACTTTTCAGTTAGAACACGAAGTTAACCCCAAAAAACCAGAATGCATAGTCTTCAGGAGCAGTCTGAACGTAAACAAAGCGAGAAAAATGAAACAAGCAGAACTTTGGTCACATTTTGGAAGAGAACTCATGCTCTCAGATTTAGGAAGTAACGAAAGGAAGTTTTTGGGGTTCATATCTTGTACTCGATTCAAGGGAACAGATGTTGATAAACCTATGACACATGACGAAATTGTTTCGCTGACTGAAGCTTATGCTGCATTAGGAGGCGGCGGATTAGCTTTATTTGGTACAGCATGTTTATATACTTGGCCATCGGCTGTGGAGGACATACTTCCAAAATTTTTAGATTCGACGCCTGTCAATACACGCCGATTTATGGACGATAGTGGATATCGAGGTACATTAGGCGGATGTTTTGCAACTACTCTTGGATCAGTGTTTCATGAACTTGGCCATACATTTGACCTTGGACATACTAAAGATGGCATCATGGGAAGAGGTTTCGATAACATTGATCGGGTTTTCATTGTTGGAGAAAAAAGGCCAGCTATAATTAAAGATACTATGAATAATTATAATGGGAAACCAGTTCAGCATTCTACAGTATCACTCCAACGCAATATAAGCGTTACTATGAACGTTGCAGAGCCAATGAGAGTTTTGGGACCACGAAGTAAAACAACACTAGGAAACTTTGCCTCAATGACGAAATCTGACATCGCAAGAAGAAGTCCAAACGTCACACCAATAACTAGACCATCCAGCGTTTACTCAAATATAACAAACAGACTATCAGACTCTAAAAGAAATATTAACAGATCTAATGGCAATGATTCAGTGTATTGGACAAGAAATTGCGCAGTGTTACTATCATACCATCGATGGTTCAACAATGAATACGGTAGAGAAAGGCAAGCCATTACAAGATACTTGAAATTTGACAAAAATAAGATGTTGATTTTGTCTACTGCTGGAATCAGAATAGTTGAAGTTAGAGATGATGCAAATGGGATGGTATTAGACTCGTATGAGTTTACAGATCTGTTACCAGAGAAAAGATTCTTGGTACCATTCACATTTTCACCTAAAACCAAAGTTCTAACAATAGTCGTGGAAGACGACTTAGGAAATGTGTTAAAACAGACATTCGCTTATTAG
- the LOC126367275 gene encoding glycolipid transfer protein, whose translation MASASNSQLESQKFYQIIKHFPLVIDGKINIKGFLEAASDLILLVERLGKVFAPVKYDMQGNIDKIKKYYVYDDNSCLLELMLNDKTKDRPGIESVVWLNRAIHFYELIFEEVINCVQSNQLDVATKKLFTVAYEGSVKKYHNWVTQQIFTFICKMAPTLRQMLKAIEAEGDLKIFTETLTTYNIKLHLIRCKIDDFVKENSLFDETL comes from the exons ATGGCCAGCGCGTCGAACTCTCAACTGGAGAGTCAGAAATTTTaccaaattataaaacattttccgCTTGTTATCGatggaaaaataaatatcaagggATTCTTGGAAGCAGCGTCAGACCTAATACTTCTTGTTG aacGCCTAGGCAAAGTATTCGCGCCCGTGAAATATGATATGCAAGGAAATATTGAT aAGATAAAGAAGTACTATGTGTATGACGACAATTCCTGCTTGCTAGAATTAATGTTGAACGATAAAACTAAGGACAGACCTGGCATAGAGAGTGTGGTGTGGCTAAACAG agctATACATTTCTATGAATTGATATTTGAGGAAGTTATCAACTGTGTACAATCAAATCAACTGGATGTAGCGACAAAGAAATTATTTACCGTGGCCTATGAGGGCTCTGTCAAGAAATACCACAACTGGGTCACTCAACAAATTTTTACC TTTATCTGTAAAATGGCGCCTACGCTACGTCAGATGTTGAAGGCTATAGAGGCTGAAGGCGATTTGAAAATATTCACAGAAACTTTAACTacttacaatatcaaattacattTAATAAGGTGCAAAATTGAtgattttgttaaagaaaacaGTTTATTTGATGAAACTTTATag
- the LOC126367281 gene encoding transmembrane protein 17B, translating into MIRLHYRTMLRLQKCLYINIYLSLIWGVVVAFFLYVKIEALGHLTKYLSVTVYTLLVVVESVRLYLGHYGNLASSVPELAGFLMLTVLMQMPLVSFFLFNPYLLSTPTEVTLHTLLWAISISEIVFGFLALRRASNFAKTVYLSN; encoded by the exons ATGATTCGTTTACATTACCGAACAATGCTTCGGTTACAGAAGTGTCTCtacataaacatttatttatcacTGATATGGGGAGTTGTTGTTGCGTTCTTTTTGTATGTTAAG ATTGAAGCCTTGGGTCatcttacaaaatatttatcaGTGACTGTGTACACACTGTTGGTGGTCGTTGAATCTGTTCGATTGTATTTGGGCCACTATGGGAACCTAGCTAGCAGT GTACCGGAACTAGCTGGCTTCTTGATGCTGACAGTTTTGATGCAAATGCCTCTAGTTAGTTTCTTCTTGTTCAACCCATACTTACTCAGTACACCAACAGAAGTTACCCTGCACACTTTGCTGTGGGCCATAAGCATATCAGAGATTGTATTCGGATTCTTAGCATTAAGGAGAGCTTCTAATTTTGCAAAGAcagtttatttatcaaattgA
- the LOC126367276 gene encoding peptidyl-prolyl cis-trans isomerase H — protein MPTWNQIQSQLRHPNNPVVFFDITVGTTEIGRMIFELFADIVPKTSENFREFCTGEYRRDGVPLGYKGATFHRVIKDFMIQGGDFVNGDGTGVMSIYGGSTFADENFALKHDSPGLLSMANSGKDTNGCQFFITCAKCNFLDNKHVVFGRVIDGLLVMRKIENVPTGPNNKPKIPVTISQCGQM, from the exons atgcCGACATGGAATCAAATTCAATCTCAATTGAGACATCCAAACAACCCTGTAGTATTTTTTGATATAACAGTTGGCACTACG GAAATAGGACGAATGATATTTGAACTATTTGCGGACATCGTACCTAAAACTAGCGAAAATTTTAGAGAGTTCTGCACTGGAGAATATAGACGAGATGGTGTGCCTCTTGGCTACAAAGGAGCCACATTTCACAGAGTCATCAAAGACTTTATGATACAAGGGGGAGATTTCGTTAAC GGTGATGGTACAGGAGTAATGAGTATTTATGGTGGCAGCACATTTGCAGATGAAAATTTTGCCCTGAAACATGATTCTCCAGGTTTACTCTCCATGGCAAATAGTGGCAAAGACACAAATGGTTGCCAGTTCTTTATTACTTGCGCTAAATGTAACTTCTTAGACAATAAGCATGTGGTATTTGGTAGAGTTATAGATGGTCTATTAGTAATgagaaaaatagaaaatgtcCCCACTGGACCCAACAATAAACCAAAAATACCAGTAACAATATCACAGTGTGGtcaaatgtaa
- the LOC126367271 gene encoding coenzyme Q-binding protein COQ10 homolog A, mitochondrial → MVSIRRSCSFTSEFILRKRDFVSFQGHYVNKLVCRDKTHHCQCQGIKQRRTFISFPKESRKREYAGRQLVGYTMDQMFDVVSDVGNYYNFVPWCKKSLVVKKTPDHLKAELIVGFPPINESYTSNVTLVKPYLVRAECMDGKLFHHMLTLWRFSPGLKREQKSCVVDFQIQFEFRSAFHSHLSNLFFDQVARQMESAFIREAGRRNGPATMQPINLLVNKQALKS, encoded by the exons ATGGTTTCCATTCGACGTTCCTGCTCCTTTACATCGGAATTTATATTAAGAAAACGTGACTTTGTAAG TTTTCAGGGTCATTACGTGAATAAACTAGTATGTCGAGACAAAACACATCATTGCCAATGTCAAGGGATAAAGCAACGTCGAACTTTTATCAGTTTCCCAAAAGAAAGTCGCAAAAGGGAATATGCTGGCAGACAGTTGGTTGG ATACACAATGGACCAGATGTTTGATGTTGTGTCAGATGTTGGAAATTACTACAACTTTGTGCCATGGTGCAAGAAATCCCTTGTGGTAAAAAAAACTCCAGACCATCTCAAAGCAGAATTAATTGTAGGGTTTCCCCCTATAAACGAGAGTTACACATCTAATGTGACTTTAGTAAAACCATATTTGGTGAGAGCAGAGTGTATGGATGGCAAGCTGTTCCACCACATGCTCACTTTGTGGAGATTCAGCCCTGGACTAAAACGAGAGCAAAAGTCGTGCGTTGTAGACTTCCAAATTCAATTTGAATTTCGTTCCGCTTTCCACTCTCATTTGTCAAATCTATTCTTTGACCAGGTAGCTCGACAAATGGAAAGTGCATTTATAAGAGAAGCTGGTCGACGAAATGGTCCAGCCACCATGCAACCCATAAATTTACTTGTAAATAAACAAGCTTTAAAAAGTtga
- the LOC126367252 gene encoding uncharacterized protein LOC126367252 — protein MGRKAKFDETKKVKKGPGRKAKKQPDPVFKKELLEDDDTSKKLSHRQKQRAARRLKKKTELAEKRKALKQAKKNVAKQQEIVQEADSGSDDENVKGFTDDNKEWLKPKVKGKSKQKEVETDSDSGNEDEGSEIESGSEDEGERENYKVGTLDDLFQDSDKENGDVSSEDEEAASTGKLGYDSDSSEQGESDDNEDDDDDMLPIEKANLKLKKKQKIDKKFADEEMQLNIAKQDVFAFPSEEELQNPASLQDVHQRIKDVVTVLGDFNRLKEDGRSRCEYTELLLKDLCMYYSYNEFLMEVLMQIFPVQELVEFLEASEIARPVTIRTNTLKTRRRDLAQALINRGVNLDPVGKWSKVGLVVYSSTVPIGATPEYLAGHYILQGASSFLPVMALAPQENERILDMAAAPGGKASHIAAIMKNTGSLFANDANKERTKAIVGNFHRLGVVNAIVCNYDGRQFPDVIKGFDRVLLDAPCTGTGVIAKDPSVKTSKDQKDIQRCFNLQRQLLLAAIDCCNAKSSTGGYIVYSTCSILPEENEWVVNYALKRRNVKLVPTGLDFGTEGFVKYRHHRFHPSLKLTRRFYPHTHNMDGFFVAKFKKFSNNIPEAVQDEDDEENESNENTESKENGDVDKTEKTVPQEDKKPMKRAAGDSPGPQNKKTKPSTQISEKQDETANNSETNSKKKKKQKNKKNKGKVPQGENNPVNLNSASIENKGESNAGQNQTKKKNKKKKTNAGKDLSKVTSPTKATTPQSKEAPAKAVNNTSATTTPSPSKKQKNKKKQPEGNQQQSKQVINKNDTKVPENLDAATLKKLKNKLKKKKQIGQINANKGKTTNEATKQKQGGIGKKFQKKHKVK, from the exons atgGGTCGTAAAGCGAAATTCGATGAAACTAAGAAAGTGAAAAAGGGCCCTGGTAGAAAGGCGAAAAAGCAGCCTGACCCGGTATTCAAGAAAGAACTCC TGGAAGATGACGACACTTCAAAGAAACTGAGTCACAGACAGAAACAGAGAGCAGCTAGACGACTTAAAAAAAAGACAGAGTTGGCTGAGAAAAGGAAGGCACTGAAGCAGGCCAAGAAAAATGTAGCTAAGCAGCAGGAGATTGTTCAAGAAGCTGACAGTGGCTCTGATGACGAAAATGTTAAGG gATTCACTGATGACAATAAGGAGTGGTTAAAACCCAAAGTGAAAGGCAAATCCAAACAGAAAGAAGTAGAAACTGACAGTGATAGCGGAAATGAGGATGAAGGATCTGAAATAGAGTCAGGTTCAGAAGACGAAGGGGAGAGGGAGAATTATAAG GTGGGAACACTAGATGACTTGTTTCAAGATTCTGATAAAGAAAATGGGGATGTCAGTTCAGAAGATGAAGAAGCAGCTTCTACTGGCAAATTGGGATATGACTCAGATTCTAGTGAACAGGGAGAGAGTGATGAcaatgaagatgatgatgatgacatgttaCCCATTGAAAAGGCcaatctaaaattaaaaaagaaacaaaaaatagacAAGAAATTTGCAGATGAAGAAATGCAGTTGAATATTGCTAAACAAGATGTATTTGCTTTTCCTTCAGAGGAAGAATTGCAGAACCCAGCAAGTCTTCAGGATGTACATCAAAGGATTAAAGATGTTGTCACTGTTTTGGGTGATTTTAATCGTTTAAAGGAAGATGGGAGATCTCGCTGTGAATACACAGAGTTATTGCTGAAAGATTTATGCATGTATTACAGTTACAATGAATTCCTGATGGAAGTTCTTATGCAAATTTTCCCTGTGCAGGAGCTAGTGGAATTCTTGGAGGCCAGTGAAATAGCAAGACCAGTAACAATAAGAACTAACACTCTTAAAACTAGAAGGCGAGATTTGGCACAGGCCCTTATTAATAGAGGAGTGAATTTAGACCCAGTAGGTAAGTGGAGCAAGGTTGGGTTAGTGGTATACAGTTCCACCGTACCCATCGGCGCCACCCCTGAATATTTGGCAGGTCATTACATATTACAAGGAGCTTCTAGTTTCCTTCCTGTCATGGCGTTGGCGCCACAAGAAAATGAACGAATTTTGGATATGGCTGCTGCTCCAGGTGGAAAGGCATCGCACATTGCCGcaattatgaaaaatacagGTTCATTATTTGCAAACGACGCTAACAAAGAGAGGACTAAAGCCATTGTTGGAAACTTCCATAGATTGGGTGTCGTGAATGCGATAGTTTGCAACTATGATGGCCGCCAGTTCCCTGACGTTATCAAGGGCTTCGATAGAGTCCTGCTTGATGCACCTTGTACTGGCACAGGAGTGATTGCAAAAGACCCTAGCGTTAAAACTAGTAAAGATCAAAAAGATATACAGAGATGTTTCAACTTGCAGAGGCAACTTTTGTTGGCTGCTATAGATTGCTGCAATGCAAAATCAAGTACTGGCGGATATATTGTTTACTCAACTTGTTCTATATTGCCTGAGGAAAATGAGTGGGTGGTCAATTATGCACTTAAAAGAAGAAATGTTAAGCTTGTACCCACAGGTCTAGACTTTGGTACTGAAGGATTTGTAAAATACAGACATCACAGGTTCCACCCTTCTCTTAAACTGACCAGAAGGTTCTATCCTCATACACACAATATGGATGGCTTCTTTGTAGCCAAATTTAAGAAATTTTCGAATAATATC CCTGAGGCCGTGCAAGACGAGGACGATGAAGAAAATGAATCGAACGAAAATACGGAAAGCAAAGAAAATGGCGATGTTGATAAAACAGAGAAAACAGTACCACAAGAAGACAAGAAACCTATGAAGAGAGCGGCAGGTGACTCCCCTGGACCACAGAATAAGAAAACGAAACCCAGCACACAAATAAG TGAAAAGCAAGACGAAACAGCCAACAACAGTGAAACAAATtccaaaaagaagaagaaacagaaaaataagaaaaacaaaggAAAAGTTCCACAGGGTGAGAATAATCCCGTAAATCTTAATTCAGCAAGCATTGAGAACAAAGGTGAGTCCAATGCTGGCCAAAATCAGACTAAgaagaaaaacaagaaaaagaaaacaaatgcaGGAAAAGATCTCTCAAAGGTTACAAGTCCTACAAAAGCGACAACACCTCAGTCAAAGGAGGCTCCAGCAAAAGCAGTAAATAATACATCGGCTACCACCACTCCTAGTCCCAGCAagaagcaaaaaaataaaaagaagcagcCTGAAGGCAACCAACAGCAATCAAAAcaggttataaataaaaatgatacaAAAGTTCCCGAGAATTTAGATGCGGCAACGTTAAAAAAGTTGAAgaacaaattgaaaaagaaaaagcaaataGGTCAAATAAACGCTAACAAAGGCAAGACAACAAATGAGGCGACAAAACAAAAACAGGGAGGCATAGGGAAGAAATTTCAGAAGAAACATAAAGTAAAGTAA